From a single Apium graveolens cultivar Ventura chromosome 2, ASM990537v1, whole genome shotgun sequence genomic region:
- the LOC141689057 gene encoding uncharacterized protein LOC141689057 translates to MKDYYSYKFQVRLDEDYLDKMSLTLSNDVTYFLGQTGRLGGRLFQHHANLKANVDHYVSAEIPDPISDPRGYEAVKSCMMHGPCGLQNPKSPCMKDFKCTKFFQRSFPIYKRRKTGLTISKGKFELDNQFVVAYNRDLLVKYQCYLNVEICCHARTLKYLFKYCLKGHDRATVANTSERHHNENEAEKPVDEISAYFDGRYICASEAAYRVFGFPIHYCSIYVQRLSFHLPGEKSVTFEESDLLEKVVRREKFLQDSIQIDKMLRSIGKSLKQYKQLPMPPVAYLQTSSNNLIVAEISHESDIAELIKRTGLIIWDEAPMQHSVDQAEDFSGTAVDLSFAFPPEYLKSINILGLPPHELNLKVGVAVMLMRNLNQTLGLCNGTKLVVTKCLSKSVECEVICGAFVGTKHFRPRMELFPTKIKLPFKFIRKQMPLQICYSMTINKSQGQSLEKVGLFLPNSVFTHGQMYVVVSRVTSPEGLKVFINSSNGEATNITPYVNCRIHAFINEKICTAKGYEVEEGKIYSLANFKVSTYKADELNKVVRNEKHIFFDYETKFDKLKDKVPPIDEYTFDLFALEDVEKVLNDNRY, encoded by the exons ATGAAAGATTATTACTCCTACAAGTTCCAGGTGCGCCTAGATGAAG ATTATTTGGATAAAATGTCTTTAACACTTTCAAATGATGTAACATACTTTTTAGGACAAACTGGACGTTTGGGTGGACGATTATTTCAACA TCAT GCTAACTTGAAAGCTAATGTTGATCATTATGTATCCGCTGAAATACCTGACCCAATTAGTGATCCTCGTGGTTATGAAGCTGTCAAATCATGTATGATGCATGGTCCCTGTGGTTTGCAAAATCCGAAGTCTCCATGCATGAAAGATTTTAAATGCACTAAATTTTTCCAAAGAA GCTTTCCCATTTACAAACGTAGAAAAACGGGACTTACTATTTCTAAAGGCAAATTTGAGCTTGATAACCAGTTTGTGGTCGCATACAACCGAGATTTGTTAGTTAAATATCAGTGCTATTTGAATGTGGAGATATGTTGTCATGCACGgactttaaaatatttatttaaatactGCTTGAAAGGTCATGATAGGGCAACTGTTGCGAATACTTCGGAGAGACATCATAATGAAAATGAAGCAGAAAAACCAGTTGATGAGATAAGTGCCTATTTTGACGGCAGGTACATTTGTGCATCAGAGGCCGCTTATCGAGTTTTTGGATTTCCTATTCATTATTGCTCAATTTATGTTCAACGTCTATCTTTCCATCTACCTGGTGAGAAAAGTGTTACTTTCGAAGAAAGTGATTTGCTGGAAAAGGTGGTTCGTCGTGAAAAGTTTTTGCAAGACAGTATAC AAATTGATAAAATGCTTCGTTCTATTGGCAAATCTTTGAAGCAATATAAGCAATTACCCATGCCTCCGGTCGCTTATCTTCAAACTAGTAGCAATAATTTGATTGTTGCTGAAATAA GTCATGAATCTGATATTGCAGAGCTTATTAAGCGTACCGGTCTTATAATCTGGGATGAGGCTCCTATGCAGCACAG TGTAGACCAAGCTGAGGATTTTTCCGGTACTGCTGTTGATCTCAGTTTCGCTTTTCCTCCTGAATACTTAAAGTCCATCAATATTCTAGGACTTCCACCGCATGAGTTAAATCTTAAAGTAGGAGTTGCAGTAATGCTGATGCGGAACTTGAACCAGACACTTGGACTTTGTAATGGAACCAAACTTGTGGTAACTAAATGCTTGAGTAAAAGTGTTGAATGTGAAGTCATTTGTGGTGCTTTTGTTGGAACCAAACATTTTAGACCGAGAATGGAATTATTCCCTACTAAAATTAAGCTTCCTTTTAAGTTCATCCGCAAGCAGATGCCTCTCCAAATATGCTACTCAATGACAATAAACAAATCTCAAGGCCAGTCATTGGAAAAAGTTGGTTTGTTTCTTCCTAATTCAGTTTTTACTCATGGCCAGATGTATGTTGTTGTTAGCCGTGTCACATCGCCTGAAGGCTTGAAGGTTTTCATTAACTCCAGCAATGGTGAAGCAACCAATATTACTCCTTATGTT AACTGTAGAATTCATGCTTTTATTAATGAGAAGATATGTACTGCAAAAGGATATGAGGTAGAAGAAGGTAAGATCTACAGCTTAGCAAATTTTAAAGTGAGCACTTATAAGGCTGATGAGTTGAACAAAGTTGTTAGGAATGAGAAACATATCTTCTTTGATTACGAAACGAAGTTTGACAAGTTGAAGGATAAAGTTCCACCTATTGATGAGTACACATTTGATTTGTTTGCTCTTGAAGACGTTGAGAAAGTTCTGAATGATAATCGTTATTAA
- the LOC141707341 gene encoding uncharacterized protein LOC141707341 translates to MSAEVNESTPEYGGGDEENWKFHAVEFGKGLVEMSVEFGKAVRDVIKQNVIKENSLIVRKLGPPINKICTNFMFLNDYLPEDRHPKHSWSVIFFVLFFAFAALYMTSENNATSPLIKKLSIHPPNATRILLPDGRHLAYQEQGVPAEKARFSLIAPHAFLSSRVAGIPGLRVSLMQEFGVRLITYDIPGFGESDPHPNRNLKSSADDILHLSYAVDVADKFWVVGYSSGSMHAWAALKYIPDRLAGAFMVAPMINPYEPGMTKDERRRIWNKWTVKKKIMYILARRFPRLLPYFYHRSFLSGNLGQIDKWLSLSLGKRDRDLIEGQMFQEFWQRDVEESVRQGNAKPFMEEAILQVSSWGFSLADLKLRKKLKRNGILHWLKMKYGQAEDELTGFVGPMHIWQGMDDMVVPPSMVDFTERVIPGAMVHKLLYHGHFTYFYFCDECHRQIFSTVFGDPQGPLVMDFNDTSIVLEDSDYLEEVTIDSPENKMTSLL, encoded by the exons ATGTCAGCAGAAGTCAACGAGTCAACGCCGGAGTACGGTGGCGGTGATGAGGAGAACTGGAAGTTTCACGCGGTGGAGTTTGGTAAAGGACTGGTGGAGATGAGTGTTGAGTTTGGGAAAGCAGTTAGGGATGTGATCAAACAGAATGTTATTAAGGAGAATTCTCTTATTGTTCGAAAATTAGGACCTCCCATTAACAAAATTTGTACAAATTTCATGTTTTTGAATGACTATTTGCCTGAAGATCGACATCCCAAGCACTCTTGGTCCGTAATTTTCTTCGTTTTGTTCTTCGCTTTTGCAG CATTGTATATGACTTCTGAAAATAATGCAACCAGTCCTTTGATAAAGAAACTTTCTATACATCCTCCCAATGCAACTCGTATACTTCTACCAGATGGTAGACACCTGGCTTATCAGGAGCAAGGTGTTCCAGCTGAAAAGGCCAGATTTTCTCTGATTGCTCCTCATGCTTTTCTGTCATCCCGTGTTGCAG gAATACCTGGTCTTAGAGTTTCACTAATGCAAGAGTTTGGCGTTCGCTTGATAACATATGACATTCCGGGATTTGGTGAAAGTGATCCTCATCCCAACAGGAATCTCAAATCATCAGCTGATGATATTCTACACTTGTCATATGCTGTGGATGTTGCTGACAAGTTTTGGGTGGTGGGATACTCAAGTGGAAGCATGCATGCTTGGGCTGCACTAAAATATATTCCTGATCGGCTTGCAG GTGCATTCATGGTTGCTCCAATGATTAATCCATATGAACCAGGAATGACCAAAGATGAGAGGCGCAGAATCTGGAATAAGTGGACGGTTAAAAAGAAAATTATGTACATTCTAGCTCGAAGATTTCCCAGACTTCTGCCTTATTTTTATCATCGAAGCTTTCTGTCTGGGAACCTTGGTCAAATAGATAAATGGCTATCATTGTCGCTCGGGAAGAGG GATAGAGATTTAATAGAGGGGCAAATGTTTCAAGAGTTTTGGCAAAGGGATGTAGAGGAATCAGTCCGTCAAGGAAATGCAAAACCTTTTATGGAGGAAGCAATCTTGCAAGTTTCAAGTTGGGGGTTCAGCCTAGCAGACCTGAAACTAAGAAAGAAACTTAAAAGGAATGGTATCCTCCATTGGCTTAAGATGAAATATGGTCAAGCTGAAGATGAACTGACTGGCTTTGTTGGTCCTATGCATATATGGCAG GGGATGGATGATATGGTTGTCCCGCCATCAATGGTTGATTTTACAGAGCGAGTTATACCAGGAGCCATGGTTCATAAGCTTCTTTACCATGGCCATTTCACCTATTTCTACTTCTGCGATGAATGCCACAGACAGATTTTCAGTACAGTGTTTGGAGACCCTCAGGGGCCACTCGTCATGGACTTTAATGATACATCAATAGTACTCGAGGATAGTGATTATCTTGAAGAGGTAACAATTGATTCGCCAGAAAATAAGATGACTTCATTACTTTAG